A stretch of the Pseudomonas helvetica genome encodes the following:
- a CDS encoding Imm6 family immunity protein yields the protein MDNKETLEVIDSMVWVKKASIFLLLLDYALRNLDSASSTQERCQEAVNRCWLWLSDRALSADELAYYLDSDEMQSGPMAEENFASESVEQNSLILILLVIGFIANKAYKVAGLQEQMSEPICEADESSSVYIVDYIGRIGLSGVLSVYLSAKTEL from the coding sequence ATGGACAATAAAGAGACTCTTGAGGTCATTGACAGTATGGTGTGGGTGAAGAAAGCCTCAATTTTTCTTTTGTTGCTTGATTATGCCCTGCGTAATCTTGACTCGGCGAGTAGTACGCAAGAAAGATGTCAGGAGGCAGTTAATAGATGTTGGCTATGGCTGTCTGATCGAGCGCTCAGTGCTGATGAATTAGCATATTACCTAGACTCCGATGAAATGCAGAGCGGGCCGATGGCAGAAGAAAATTTTGCATCTGAAAGCGTAGAGCAAAATAGTTTAATTTTGATTTTGTTGGTAATAGGTTTTATTGCTAATAAGGCCTATAAGGTTGCAGGACTACAAGAGCAAATGTCTGAGCCTATATGTGAGGCGGACGAGAGTTCTTCTGTATATATCGTTGATTATATTGGTCGGATAGGTTTGTCTGGTGTGTTGAGTGTTTATCTATCTGCTAAAACTGAGCTTTGA
- a CDS encoding hemagglutinin repeat-containing protein codes for MRGSSLVSTADLSVSAGRDLQIDAAQNTFSRDELHKEKNHDFTGVLTGNKLGLDDMTGNQHLSTSSQNHTGDSSETTLTGSTLGSSAGNVSLNAGRTLGVTASDLVSTQSMSLTGANVTLAAGMASASQNSTDESRSLAVGRVVGGMVIDSINTMRSAIKAANSADDPRLKAVKWAQAALAGYNLGGASSDAYDGRSGYADKKGGSGSNGSLIKIGTELASTHNTSTSEYDSQTAKQSSLTAGKTLTIIADGSAPGMAGDIHVIGSSLKAADTLLQAKNNITLESAQSTAKWANDSNNDRTAIGVSFNIGEQNGFTLDLGASIAKSMGTGDSVTQVNSTLDTGSLVLRSGQDTTLAGAQVRAQSIKADIGGNLTITSRQDSETQKSEQGSAGFGGSICIPPFCYGSPVTASASLAAGNMNSNYEAVTDQSGLFAGAGGYNIHVGDKTTLQGAVIASEASADKNLLDTNRLIVSDIKNVSEITSQSAGLSVSYSSKSGSTLGGSIPLSLSDSDHSSTRSAVSEGTIVVRSAEGANDLVGLNRDTANANQKLDKPDQKAMQERIDLIQSTVQLATGIVGAVAKAKSDAANNLVKEAKESKEGMSDAQLAAANAAAADAASWNIGGDKRLMADIATGLIAAGLGGAGGATAVGIVANTTAADTFNKIGDYAETQKRNATDDATRAAWAEGGAARVLLHALAGAAMGLSSGSATSGALGAGASAALMPAIADTVGKSEIKDKDQDALITMIAAGLGASVGTSNGITGAVVAGNSAAGVDAFNRRLHPDQEIPLLKEKAAELEKNKVTESGARWEDLLLIASGAQVDAVDRVRLKALVQRASGNDTESEGFAMDMGVAYDVVTKLAAQKIPLTWSNGRQIVADGAPVYAFNSTPAQLKDSALFNVFGSYGEVTVYEQWKQYGQAQTSQYSNEIPRQFDSVVGDAAERLSVVAGKGVGTVSAFDDFLLSMAGVKPGKIVVDAVLGVFAKRQAAAEVEQLGAKWAADAAEAASPVKAPIGTPPWYSSQGPYSVKLSGDYTSKTMVFNGQVAGDVGDFSSGLVAKSVGETAEVGAKATPSGLVSGETGVVGIGKSAANDASFDGAKASGQIDNPPVKSGWKVGDDVYNQTAKGNDPSWSAVRSRFWKNEAAAPNAANTYGPENLDRMSKGLAPQRYNADKGGIESMELSHEPIPARDGGKDFVPRWPQDHSAVDPYRKPGY; via the coding sequence GTGCGCGGCTCGTCACTGGTGAGCACCGCGGACCTCTCGGTGAGCGCGGGGCGCGACCTGCAGATCGACGCGGCGCAAAACACCTTCAGTCGCGACGAACTGCACAAGGAAAAGAACCACGACTTCACCGGCGTGTTGACGGGGAACAAGCTGGGCCTCGATGACATGACCGGCAACCAGCATTTGTCCACCAGCAGCCAGAACCATACCGGTGACTCCTCGGAAACCACCTTGACCGGCAGCACCCTCGGTTCCAGTGCCGGCAATGTGTCGCTCAACGCTGGTCGCACGCTCGGGGTGACCGCCAGCGACCTGGTCAGCACCCAGAGCATGAGCCTGACCGGTGCCAATGTGACCCTCGCCGCCGGTATGGCAAGCGCGAGTCAGAACAGCACCGACGAGAGCCGCAGCCTGGCGGTGGGGCGAGTGGTGGGCGGCATGGTGATCGATAGCATCAACACCATGCGTAGCGCGATCAAAGCCGCGAACAGCGCGGATGATCCTCGACTCAAGGCGGTGAAGTGGGCGCAGGCGGCGTTGGCGGGTTACAACCTGGGGGGCGCGTCGTCGGATGCCTACGATGGTCGGTCGGGCTATGCGGATAAGAAAGGCGGTTCCGGCAGCAATGGCTCGTTGATCAAGATCGGCACCGAACTGGCGAGCACCCACAACACCAGCACCAGCGAATACGACAGCCAGACCGCCAAGCAAAGCTCGCTCACGGCCGGTAAAACCCTGACGATCATCGCCGATGGCAGCGCGCCGGGAATGGCGGGCGATATTCATGTCATCGGCAGTAGCCTGAAAGCGGCCGATACGCTGTTGCAGGCGAAGAACAACATCACCCTGGAAAGCGCGCAGAGCACCGCGAAGTGGGCCAACGACAGCAATAACGACAGAACCGCCATTGGTGTCAGTTTCAATATCGGCGAACAGAATGGCTTCACCCTCGACCTGGGCGCGTCCATCGCCAAGAGCATGGGCACCGGCGATTCGGTCACCCAGGTCAACAGCACGCTGGATACCGGCTCGCTGGTCCTGCGCAGTGGACAGGACACCACCCTGGCTGGCGCGCAGGTCCGGGCGCAGAGCATCAAGGCGGATATTGGCGGCAACCTCACTATCACCTCGCGCCAAGACAGCGAGACCCAGAAGAGCGAGCAGGGCAGTGCCGGTTTCGGTGGGAGCATTTGCATTCCGCCGTTCTGCTACGGCTCGCCCGTGACGGCTTCCGCCAGCCTGGCCGCCGGCAACATGAACAGCAACTACGAGGCCGTGACGGATCAGAGCGGGCTGTTCGCCGGGGCGGGTGGTTACAACATTCATGTCGGCGACAAGACCACGCTGCAAGGCGCGGTGATTGCCAGTGAGGCGTCTGCGGACAAGAACCTGCTGGACACGAATCGGTTGATTGTCAGTGACATTAAAAACGTCAGCGAGATCACGAGTCAGTCGGCTGGCTTGAGCGTGTCCTATAGCAGTAAATCCGGGTCGACGCTGGGGGGTAGCATTCCGCTGTCGCTGAGCGACTCGGACCACAGCAGCACACGCAGTGCGGTCAGCGAAGGCACGATAGTCGTGCGTAGCGCCGAGGGCGCGAATGATCTGGTCGGACTCAATCGCGATACCGCGAACGCCAATCAGAAGCTGGACAAGCCTGACCAGAAGGCGATGCAGGAGCGAATCGACCTTATTCAAAGCACCGTGCAACTGGCCACCGGCATCGTAGGCGCGGTGGCCAAAGCCAAGTCGGATGCTGCGAATAATCTGGTAAAAGAGGCGAAAGAGTCGAAAGAGGGGATGTCGGATGCGCAGCTAGCGGCCGCGAACGCGGCTGCGGCAGATGCGGCCAGTTGGAACATTGGTGGCGACAAGCGGCTTATGGCCGATATTGCCACGGGCCTGATCGCTGCTGGATTGGGTGGGGCGGGAGGCGCGACAGCGGTGGGGATCGTGGCCAATACCACGGCGGCGGATACCTTCAATAAGATTGGCGACTATGCAGAGACGCAGAAACGCAATGCGACGGATGACGCAACTAGAGCCGCCTGGGCTGAAGGTGGTGCTGCGCGGGTGCTGTTGCATGCATTGGCGGGTGCTGCGATGGGGTTGTCGAGTGGCAGTGCCACAAGCGGTGCTTTGGGGGCAGGCGCTTCGGCTGCATTGATGCCTGCTATCGCTGATACCGTGGGTAAAAGCGAAATCAAAGACAAGGATCAGGATGCGTTGATAACCATGATCGCTGCAGGATTGGGCGCATCAGTGGGGACGAGTAATGGGATAACAGGGGCTGTTGTTGCGGGTAATAGCGCGGCTGGGGTAGACGCTTTTAACCGCCGATTACACCCAGATCAGGAAATTCCTCTGCTGAAGGAAAAGGCAGCAGAACTGGAAAAAAACAAAGTTACTGAGTCGGGTGCTCGATGGGAAGACCTCCTGTTGATTGCCAGTGGCGCACAGGTGGATGCGGTTGACCGTGTTCGTTTGAAAGCATTGGTGCAGCGGGCCAGCGGAAACGATACTGAGTCCGAAGGGTTTGCGATGGACATGGGCGTTGCCTATGACGTGGTTACTAAACTGGCCGCTCAAAAAATTCCGCTGACCTGGAGCAACGGTCGTCAGATTGTGGCCGATGGTGCACCGGTGTATGCATTCAACTCTACCCCGGCGCAGCTCAAGGACTCCGCGTTGTTCAATGTGTTTGGCTCCTATGGAGAAGTAACGGTCTATGAACAGTGGAAGCAATACGGCCAGGCTCAGACGAGCCAGTACTCCAATGAAATTCCGCGCCAGTTCGATTCTGTTGTAGGTGATGCTGCTGAACGGTTATCGGTTGTGGCTGGGAAGGGGGTGGGGACGGTAAGCGCTTTTGATGATTTTCTTCTTTCGATGGCGGGGGTGAAACCGGGTAAAATTGTCGTTGACGCTGTTTTGGGGGTGTTTGCGAAGAGGCAAGCTGCAGCAGAGGTGGAGCAGCTTGGTGCAAAATGGGCAGCAGATGCGGCAGAGGCTGCTTCCCCCGTAAAAGCTCCGATCGGGACGCCTCCATGGTACAGTTCTCAAGGTCCGTATAGCGTAAAGCTTTCTGGAGACTATACTTCAAAAACGATGGTTTTTAATGGGCAGGTTGCAGGTGACGTTGGGGACTTTAGTAGCGGGCTAGTGGCAAAGAGTGTAGGAGAAACGGCAGAGGTTGGTGCAAAAGCAACTCCATCCGGTTTGGTTTCTGGAGAAACTGGAGTTGTAGGTATTGGTAAGTCTGCGGCTAACGATGCGAGTTTCGATGGTGCAAAAGCATCTGGTCAGATCGACAACCCTCCAGTGAAGAGTGGATGGAAGGTTGGTGATGATGTTTATAATCAAACGGCTAAAGGCAACGACCCCTCCTGGTCTGCTGTTCGGTCTAGGTTTTGGAAAAACGAGGCTGCTGCTCCCAACGCGGCAAATACATATGGTCCAGAGAATCTGGATCGCATGAGTAAAGGACTCGCACCTCAGCGATACAACGCAGATAAAGGGGGTATTGAGTCTATGGAGCTGAGTCACGAGCCCATTCCTGCTCGGGATGGTGGTAAAGACTTTGTTCCTCGTTGGCCGCAAGACCACTCCGCTGTCGATCCATACAGAAAGCCAGGATACTAA
- a CDS encoding tetratricopeptide repeat protein, with protein sequence MSEKKIDLSVFCMRARLFLSQGRADDALGLYGDVIQVDPDNALAYADRGTVYAMLKRSDMALSDLERAFALGYADASAYSTVATIYLELKRFSDALRYFAKAIELNPNYPWTYYNRSDVFHELGDDRAAVADLKKCLEFNPEENLKKLILSRLGLLRNQQWT encoded by the coding sequence ATGAGTGAAAAGAAGATTGATCTATCGGTTTTTTGTATGAGGGCGAGACTATTCCTGTCCCAGGGTCGGGCGGATGATGCACTTGGTTTATACGGGGATGTCATTCAAGTCGACCCAGACAATGCTTTGGCATATGCTGATCGTGGTACAGTGTATGCGATGCTGAAGAGGTCCGATATGGCGCTCAGTGATCTGGAGCGAGCTTTTGCTCTTGGGTATGCTGATGCGTCAGCTTATAGCACTGTGGCTACAATCTATTTAGAGTTGAAGCGGTTTTCAGATGCGCTCAGGTATTTTGCTAAAGCTATCGAATTGAATCCAAACTACCCATGGACCTACTATAATCGGTCTGATGTTTTTCACGAGTTGGGTGATGATAGGGCTGCCGTTGCGGATCTTAAAAAATGTCTTGAATTTAATCCAGAGGAGAATTTAAAAAAATTGATTTTGAGTCGCCTTGGCTTACTGAGAAATCAGCAATGGACCTAA
- a CDS encoding RDD family protein → MEFRMDGRAQQHSPDLASLIRRLAAQIIDSVIVLFLMSVNIMVLSFVGLYSIASLSGMVFGGGYFLFSDAIWDGQSIGKKMMKISAVDEFSLLGCSYLQSFNRNFLKFSLSLIDWMFIFFGSRKRLGDMLASTVVINVK, encoded by the coding sequence ATGGAGTTCAGAATGGATGGGCGCGCACAGCAACACTCTCCCGATTTGGCCAGTCTAATCCGTCGATTAGCTGCTCAGATCATTGACTCAGTCATCGTCCTCTTTCTGATGTCTGTCAACATCATGGTTTTGAGCTTTGTAGGCCTGTACAGTATTGCCTCTCTCTCGGGTATGGTATTCGGCGGCGGATATTTTTTGTTTTCTGACGCTATCTGGGATGGTCAAAGCATTGGCAAAAAAATGATGAAGATTTCAGCTGTTGATGAGTTTAGTCTTTTAGGGTGCAGTTACCTTCAATCATTTAATCGTAATTTCCTGAAGTTTTCTCTGTCCTTAATAGACTGGATGTTCATATTTTTTGGATCCCGGAAAAGATTGGGGGATATGCTCGCATCGACAGTGGTGATCAACGTGAAATAG
- a CDS encoding MFS transporter, giving the protein MTTRDKAKWLRFLILILGGGTIYKLANLKDAFYVPMQTFMGLTHTEIGLLLSANAIIATALFVVGGLLADRYDTRKLIPIGLLGTGSLGLYLATFPPFSNLLIVFSLLAVCADCIFWPSLLKAIRNLGDDQEQGRLFGLLEGGRGVIDTLVAFSALGVFVAMGSGEAGLKSAILFYSVIDILAGTLTWFLLKGGTAQSSAKPKNGPSNLLEAIKVPGIWLVSLNVFMVYIVYCGLTYFIPYLKDMYELPVALVGAYGIINQYFLKILGGPAGGFIADKQFKSTSRYLKWAFLALLPLMGVIMLIPKSPSFIYAGMAATLSFALIVFSMRGVFWAPMGEIGIPQHITGSAFGIGCLIGYAPGMFAYVIYGAILDHFPGQQGYNYVFSLMSVLAILGFMVSSLLYQAVRNNATTTGEVSAART; this is encoded by the coding sequence ATGACAACTCGTGACAAGGCCAAATGGCTCAGATTCCTGATTCTCATCCTCGGTGGCGGCACCATCTACAAGCTGGCGAACCTCAAGGACGCCTTCTATGTGCCGATGCAAACGTTCATGGGATTGACCCATACTGAAATCGGCTTGCTGCTGAGCGCCAACGCCATTATCGCCACTGCGCTGTTTGTCGTCGGCGGCCTGCTGGCGGACCGGTACGACACACGCAAGCTGATTCCCATCGGCCTGCTCGGCACCGGCAGCCTGGGGCTCTACCTCGCGACCTTCCCGCCCTTCAGCAACCTGTTGATCGTGTTCAGCCTGTTGGCCGTCTGCGCCGATTGCATCTTTTGGCCTTCACTGCTCAAGGCCATCCGCAACCTGGGTGACGATCAGGAGCAGGGTCGGTTGTTCGGTCTTCTGGAAGGCGGGCGTGGGGTCATTGATACCCTGGTCGCCTTTTCTGCGCTGGGCGTCTTCGTCGCCATGGGCTCCGGTGAGGCCGGTCTGAAATCGGCGATCCTGTTTTACTCGGTCATCGACATTCTTGCCGGCACCCTGACCTGGTTCCTGCTCAAGGGCGGCACCGCGCAGTCGAGCGCCAAGCCGAAGAACGGTCCGTCGAACCTGCTCGAGGCCATCAAGGTCCCGGGTATCTGGCTGGTCAGCCTCAACGTGTTCATGGTCTACATCGTCTACTGCGGCCTGACCTATTTCATTCCCTACCTCAAGGACATGTACGAACTGCCCGTGGCACTGGTGGGCGCCTACGGCATCATCAATCAGTACTTTCTCAAGATCCTCGGCGGGCCTGCCGGAGGCTTCATTGCCGACAAACAGTTCAAGAGCACCAGCCGCTATCTGAAATGGGCGTTCCTGGCTTTGCTGCCGCTGATGGGCGTGATCATGCTTATCCCGAAAAGCCCGAGTTTCATCTACGCGGGCATGGCCGCCACCCTCTCCTTCGCGCTGATAGTTTTTTCCATGCGCGGTGTGTTCTGGGCGCCCATGGGTGAAATCGGCATTCCCCAGCACATCACCGGCTCAGCCTTCGGTATTGGTTGTCTGATCGGCTATGCGCCAGGCATGTTCGCCTACGTCATCTATGGTGCAATCCTCGACCATTTCCCCGGCCAGCAAGGCTACAACTATGTCTTCAGTTTGATGAGCGTATTGGCCATTCTTGGGTTCATGGTGTCCAGCCTGCTGTATCAGGCTGTCCGCAATAACGCCACGACCACCGGCGAAGTCAGCGCAGCGCGAACCTGA
- a CDS encoding TIM barrel protein has translation MNNKIQERFHALLSHKAVEAGAPPALTEALARQLLDRLGQVRLFAHAYPLLTNLTHGRVTPADLLDFAYRHELQGLSLHLLDGEENSLSQMTPAQLRAFAEKAHALALDVHLEISSTLKKDVDQVIGIAKALGVRNIRVYSRYEGTLSRVMDVIESDLHYLAQQADEHDLFFDFEQHEELKSAEIAHLLNRLDHPRLHALFDFGNMINACEQPLPALRTLAPHIRQTHLKGVRIVPEQNGFGHYGVLQGCDEDDLPSARMLFELLMLGESTPQVIAFILEQENHYVAPAFRQTFEAADPFIAYREMSETPLPVGYSLERMLADEHRWANNQVAYVRGLLAEFRTLAELTLDNRANA, from the coding sequence ATGAACAATAAGATCCAGGAACGATTCCATGCCTTGCTCAGCCATAAGGCTGTCGAGGCCGGGGCACCTCCCGCACTGACTGAAGCACTGGCCCGCCAGTTGCTCGACCGACTTGGGCAGGTGCGCCTGTTTGCCCATGCCTACCCCTTGCTGACCAACCTCACCCATGGCCGCGTCACGCCTGCCGACCTGCTGGACTTCGCCTATCGCCACGAGTTGCAGGGGCTGAGCCTGCACTTGCTCGACGGTGAGGAAAACAGCCTGAGTCAAATGACACCCGCGCAACTTCGAGCGTTTGCCGAGAAGGCCCATGCGCTCGCACTGGATGTGCACCTGGAAATCAGCAGCACCCTGAAAAAAGATGTCGATCAGGTTATCGGTATTGCCAAGGCCCTCGGGGTGCGCAACATCCGTGTTTACTCGCGCTACGAGGGAACGCTGTCACGGGTCATGGACGTGATCGAATCAGACCTGCATTACCTCGCGCAGCAAGCTGACGAGCACGATCTGTTCTTCGACTTCGAGCAGCATGAAGAACTCAAGAGTGCCGAAATCGCGCACCTGCTGAACCGCCTCGACCATCCTCGACTGCATGCCTTGTTCGACTTCGGCAACATGATCAACGCCTGCGAACAGCCCCTGCCGGCGCTCCGTACCCTGGCGCCGCACATACGCCAGACCCACCTCAAGGGCGTGCGCATCGTCCCCGAGCAAAACGGCTTCGGCCATTACGGCGTGCTGCAGGGCTGTGACGAAGATGACCTGCCCAGCGCACGCATGTTGTTCGAATTGCTGATGCTCGGCGAATCAACCCCGCAAGTGATTGCATTCATCCTCGAGCAGGAAAACCACTACGTCGCCCCGGCATTCCGCCAGACCTTCGAGGCCGCCGACCCGTTCATTGCCTATCGGGAAATGAGTGAAACGCCGCTGCCAGTCGGCTACTCGCTGGAGCGAATGCTGGCCGATGAACACCGCTGGGCGAACAACCAGGTTGCCTATGTTCGAGGTCTGCTGGCCGAGTTCCGGACCCTGGCCGAACTGACCCTGGATAACCGCGCAAACGCCTGA
- a CDS encoding PLP-dependent aminotransferase family protein gives MKSPAGLLLSGIELDRASSIPLYRQLYLQIRQQVLSGKIQGGVRLPSTRTLSKELALSRITILNAFDQLIAEGFLASRTGAGTYVGNEWENRGMADDERQRQPPRLSDLSQSMLSLRSDHFRGVSYADWDPASPTSFLPSHSTYDAFPQHIWKRLMNRHLHKPTKAMLGYGELQGLLALRKAIAEYVFDARGIDCSAEQVVIVSGAQQAFNLLGMLLLNPQDSVWMEDPGHIAARIALQAQGGLVVPLRIDEQGIDIQQGLAQCPDARLVFTTPSRQHPLGVTMSYARRQELIDWAAHNQSWIIEDDCDSEFHYNGRPLPALYAMDQWARVIYVGTFSKVLFPSLRLGYVILPQALIEPFCTLRAVMDRSPPTLLQAVTADFMREGHFLGHIRRMRALYQARQKALVEQLQQRLGGFFKITPVEAGMHLIAWLPAELDDDAIAKELARHNIHTYALSDYCLEHVLPPALLIGFAGTPESQAEERVEALAQALSDMGYLQQAT, from the coding sequence ATGAAATCCCCTGCAGGTTTGCTGCTGTCGGGTATTGAGCTGGACCGTGCCAGCTCCATCCCCCTGTACCGCCAACTCTATTTGCAGATTCGCCAACAGGTTCTCAGTGGAAAAATTCAAGGGGGCGTGCGCCTGCCGTCAACCCGGACCTTGAGCAAAGAGCTCGCACTGTCGCGGATCACCATCCTCAATGCCTTCGATCAGCTGATTGCCGAAGGTTTTCTGGCGTCACGGACCGGGGCCGGTACCTATGTCGGCAATGAGTGGGAAAACCGTGGAATGGCCGACGATGAACGGCAGCGCCAGCCTCCCCGCCTGTCCGATCTGAGCCAGTCCATGCTGTCGTTGCGCAGCGATCATTTTCGAGGAGTTAGCTATGCCGACTGGGATCCGGCAAGCCCTACCTCGTTCCTGCCCAGCCACAGCACTTACGACGCGTTCCCGCAACACATCTGGAAGCGCCTGATGAACCGCCACCTGCACAAGCCGACCAAGGCCATGCTCGGCTATGGCGAACTGCAAGGCTTGCTGGCTCTGCGCAAGGCGATTGCCGAATACGTCTTTGATGCCCGAGGCATCGACTGCAGTGCCGAGCAAGTGGTCATCGTTTCCGGCGCCCAACAGGCCTTTAACCTGCTGGGCATGCTGTTGCTCAATCCACAGGACAGCGTGTGGATGGAGGATCCGGGGCATATCGCGGCGCGAATCGCGCTCCAGGCCCAGGGTGGTCTGGTGGTCCCGCTGCGTATCGACGAACAGGGGATCGACATCCAGCAAGGCCTGGCTCAGTGCCCTGACGCCCGCCTGGTGTTTACCACGCCGTCTCGCCAGCATCCCCTGGGCGTCACCATGAGTTATGCGCGGCGCCAGGAACTCATCGACTGGGCTGCGCACAACCAAAGCTGGATCATCGAGGACGACTGCGACAGTGAGTTTCACTACAACGGCCGCCCCCTGCCTGCGCTCTATGCGATGGATCAATGGGCTCGGGTGATCTATGTCGGAACGTTCAGCAAAGTGCTCTTCCCCTCGCTACGACTGGGTTACGTGATACTGCCGCAGGCCTTGATCGAACCCTTCTGTACCTTGCGGGCGGTCATGGATCGCAGCCCGCCCACGCTGCTCCAGGCCGTGACGGCAGACTTCATGCGCGAAGGCCACTTCCTTGGGCACATCCGCCGTATGCGTGCGCTGTACCAGGCTCGCCAGAAAGCACTGGTCGAGCAGCTGCAGCAACGGCTGGGCGGTTTCTTCAAGATCACCCCGGTGGAAGCCGGCATGCACCTGATCGCCTGGTTGCCAGCGGAGCTGGATGACGATGCCATCGCCAAGGAACTGGCCCGGCACAACATTCACACCTATGCCCTGAGCGACTACTGCCTTGAGCATGTCCTGCCACCGGCCCTGTTGATCGGCTTTGCCGGCACGCCTGAAAGCCAGGCCGAGGAGCGCGTCGAAGCACTGGCCCAGGCCTTGTCCGACATGGGCTACCTGCAGCAGGCCACTTGA
- a CDS encoding quinone oxidoreductase: protein MAKAVRFYETGGPDVLRYEEVEVGEPGPGQVRLRHVAVGLNYADTYFRNGTYPIPMPNGMGVEASGVVQAIGEGVTNVQVGDRVTYTGFLNTLGAYSTERLIPAAPLIKLPETISFETAAAMTMRGLTSSYLMRRIYDFKAGDSILLHAAAGGVGLIVSQWAKLLGLTVIGTVSTEVKGEIARAHGCDHVINYSHEDVAQRVRELTDGVGVNVVFDSVGKNTFMGSLDSLKRRGLMVCVGTASGPIPAFDPVLLAMKGSLFMTRPALADYIADPAEKAALAGELFDLVGSGRIKIEINQHYALQDAVQAHRDLESRKTTGSSIFVI from the coding sequence ATGGCCAAAGCCGTACGCTTCTACGAAACCGGTGGTCCCGACGTTCTTCGTTATGAAGAGGTCGAAGTCGGCGAACCCGGTCCAGGCCAGGTCCGTCTTCGTCATGTGGCAGTCGGCCTGAACTATGCCGACACCTACTTTCGCAATGGCACTTACCCGATTCCGATGCCCAATGGCATGGGGGTTGAAGCTTCCGGTGTGGTCCAGGCAATCGGCGAGGGGGTTACCAACGTACAGGTCGGCGACCGCGTCACCTACACCGGGTTTCTCAATACATTGGGGGCCTACAGCACTGAGCGGCTGATCCCGGCCGCGCCGCTGATCAAGCTGCCGGAAACCATCAGTTTCGAGACGGCCGCGGCCATGACCATGCGCGGCCTGACATCGTCGTACCTGATGCGGCGCATTTACGATTTCAAGGCTGGCGACAGCATTTTGCTACACGCTGCTGCCGGTGGTGTGGGCCTGATCGTTTCGCAATGGGCCAAGCTGCTCGGCCTGACGGTCATCGGTACCGTGTCCACCGAGGTCAAGGGTGAAATCGCCCGGGCCCATGGTTGCGACCATGTCATCAATTACAGCCATGAAGACGTCGCCCAGCGCGTTCGCGAATTGACGGACGGCGTCGGGGTCAACGTGGTGTTCGACAGTGTCGGCAAGAATACTTTCATGGGCTCCCTGGATTCGCTCAAGCGCCGCGGCCTGATGGTGTGCGTCGGCACGGCGTCCGGCCCGATCCCGGCGTTCGATCCGGTGCTGCTGGCAATGAAAGGCTCGCTGTTCATGACCCGCCCGGCTTTGGCGGACTACATTGCCGACCCGGCGGAAAAAGCCGCCCTGGCGGGTGAACTGTTCGACCTCGTCGGCAGCGGTCGAATCAAGATCGAGATTAACCAGCACTATGCTTTGCAGGATGCCGTGCAGGCTCATCGCGACCTGGAGTCACGCAAGACCACGGGTTCATCAATCTTCGTCATTTAA
- a CDS encoding TauD/TfdA family dioxygenase yields the protein MKVEQLTCSIGAELIGVNLADALHDDGLFAEIRVQLLKHRVVFLRDQDISRAEHVAFARRFGELEDHPVAGSDPDHPGLVRIYKRPDQPMDRYENAWHTDATWREAPPMGCVLRCVECPPVGGDTMWANMVEAYARLPDDIKVKIADLRARHSIEASFGAAMPIEKRLALKAMYPDAEHPVVRTHPETGEKVLFVNAFTTHLSNYHTPERVRFGQDANPGASELLRYLISQAYIPEYQVRWRWKPNSIAIWDNRSTQHYAVMDYPPCHRKMERAGIIGDKTY from the coding sequence ATGAAAGTCGAACAGTTGACCTGCAGCATTGGCGCGGAACTGATTGGTGTGAACCTCGCTGACGCCCTCCATGACGACGGTCTTTTTGCCGAGATTCGGGTTCAGTTGCTCAAGCATCGGGTGGTGTTCCTGCGTGATCAGGACATCAGCCGCGCCGAGCATGTGGCCTTCGCCCGTCGCTTCGGCGAGCTGGAGGATCATCCGGTGGCTGGCAGTGACCCGGATCATCCGGGCCTGGTGCGCATCTACAAGCGCCCGGACCAGCCGATGGACCGCTACGAGAACGCCTGGCACACCGATGCAACCTGGCGCGAAGCGCCGCCGATGGGCTGCGTATTGCGCTGTGTGGAGTGTCCACCGGTTGGGGGCGACACCATGTGGGCCAACATGGTGGAGGCCTACGCGCGCTTGCCGGATGACATCAAGGTGAAGATTGCCGATCTGCGCGCCCGCCACAGTATCGAAGCGAGCTTTGGTGCCGCCATGCCGATCGAAAAACGCCTGGCGCTCAAGGCGATGTACCCGGATGCCGAGCACCCGGTGGTGCGTACCCACCCGGAAACCGGGGAAAAGGTGCTGTTCGTCAACGCCTTTACCACCCACTTGAGTAACTACCACACCCCTGAGCGGGTACGTTTTGGCCAGGACGCCAACCCCGGCGCGAGCGAGTTGCTGCGCTACCTGATCAGCCAGGCGTACATCCCCGAGTATCAGGTGCGCTGGCGCTGGAAACCCAACAGCATCGCCATCTGGGACAACCGCAGTACCCAGCACTACGCCGTCATGGATTACCCGCCGTGCCACCGCAAGATGGAACGTGCCGGGATCATCGGCGACAAGACTTACTGA